In the genome of Candidatus Electrothrix rattekaaiensis, the window GAAGCATGCCGAAATGTGTTTTTAACATCCTGCGAAAAAATACTCTTTTTCTACTATTCCGACATGCCTTACCAATCAGTCTTTCTGCTCGGCGGTATCGGCGGCAGAAGCTTTTGCTGTTGCATAAACAACCTGACCAGCAAAATCCAGACAGCGTACCTCTTCCCCGTTTGTTGCGCAGCTCATTGTCCCCTGATCCCTGGTCACAGCCACAGGAACTCCTCGCTCTGTCCAAGCTGCCAAGTTTGCTGGAGTTGGATAGTATTTTTTCCCATACTTACCTGCAGAGACAATAATCAACCCAGGATCGACAGCGTCGATAAAGGCAGGACTGCTGGAGGTACTGCTCCCGTGATGAGGGGCAAGCAGGATATCCGCGCTCACATCATACCCTTGCTCAAGCAACATAGCCTCCTTTTTCTTGCTGATATCAGCCGGGAAAAGAAAAGATCTGCTCCCGTGCCGATAGCGCAGCACCAAGGAGGCATCGTTCACTGAAAATCTCCCCTGCTCCCCCGTTTGAACGGCCCCTCCGAGTATTTTCAGCTCCGCATCCCCATGCTCCGCTATCTTGGAGCCCGATTTAGGCAGAACAACCTCTGTTCCTTGGCGAACAGCCTGATCAATGATTTCCTGATAATTGCCTTCAACATGAGAGTCGCCGTTGACAAAGAGTTTTTTCGGACGAAAATGGGCCAGAATAAAATCCATGCCGTTAAAATGATCACTGTGGGGATGGGTGATTACGGCCTGATCCAATTGCCAGACCCGTTGCTGCCATAAGTACGGAGCAATCACCTGCTCGCCGATATTGAGCCTACTTTGTCGATTCCCTCCCCCGTCTATCAGTATCCGGGATCCGTCCGCCATCTTGAGAAAACTGGACGTCCCCTGCCCAACATCCAGATAGGCTACCTTGCTCCGGCCCGACCTCCCAGGGAAAACAAGTCCCCAGGTAAAATGCAGTACTAGAAGAACTATTCCAACGAGTACGACACCGCGCATTATCCAGCCCAAATTCTCTCTATTCAAGCTGAGAAACCAGAGCAGTAGCAGTACGCCGTAGCATAAAATCTCAGTCACTGTGGGCGTAATGGTCCAAATGGAGGCCCAAGGCAGAGCAGCCCCAAGAGCTGTGCAGAAATGCCCGGCCTGGATACCCAGCCCTCCGATCTTTAAGAGAATTATCGCTACCTGCGGAGCAATAAAGAGACAAGGAATGGCAGCCAGCCCCCAAGGAAGTGCCCAAAAGCAGAGAAAGGGTTCTACCAGCAGATTCATAACCGGTCCGATCAAAGAAACGCGATGAAAATGAACCAGCATAAAAGGAAGGGTTCCCAAGGTTGCTGTCAAAGAAACCAAAAAAGCCGGAAGAATAAAGCCCTGCCACAGGCGAAACAGCCGGGCCGGGCCAACTCGTCTCTCCTTTTGCTCCGATGCAATGTCGGAGGATGAGGGCAGTATGTTCAATATGACCGGAAGAAAGAGGATCAGGGCAGCAACGGCACTGAAGGAAAGTTGAAAAGAAGCGGTAAACAAGGCCAGCGGGTTACAAGTTAGGACGATCAGGGCCGCAGCGGCCAGCAAGTGGAGCAAAGAATGTTGCCTGCGCAGAATAAGTGCGGTAAAGAGGATTAAGGTCATGATCAGAGCTCGTAAAACCGGAGTATTCATTCCAGCAATAAAGCTGTACCCGAACAGGATCGGCAGGGTGGCAAGCAGGGTCAGAGTCGGCACATGGGTGCGGAGCAGCAATTGTTCAGAGCGTTTCAGCAGCCGACTGATAATCGCCCCGACCATGAGGGCAAGCAGACCCATATGCAGACCAGATATAGCCAGCAGATGCATAGTGCCAGAGGCCTTAAAGTGCTCCTGGATCTCCTCCGAAACATCTGCCTTGCTGCCAACAAGAAGGGCTTGGTAGGTTCCGGCTATCGGGCGGGGAAGATTGTCTCTGATAAACCGGGTCACCCGCTGTCGTACCTGTTCCGGTAAAAAGTAGAAAGAATAAATCGTTTTTCTGATACCTGCTTTTCCCTTATCCTTGAGCACGGTAACCCGTTCTCCGATTACCCAGCCGCTGATAAAAATGTCCTTGGCAGCAAGAAAGCCTTGGTAATCAAAGACTCCCGGCGTTTTGGAATTTACTATTGGTCCGACCTTGGCCGGGATCATCAGGGTCATGCCCGGTTGCAGCGTATCCGCTCTTCCTTGCATGGACAAGCGAACGCGCCCGTGAGTCGGCTGCCAGCAGCTTGTCACGTTGCTGTGCAGGAGGATATCCTTAGCTTTGATCTCAAATCGGGAGACAATAACTTCCTGCCCGTCCCGCTGAGACACGCTTTCCTCAACCATAGTATCCAAGACACCTACCAAGGTGACCTGATTAGTAACCTGATTGCGCTCCCGGAGTAAGGTCGCAATATGGCCGGAAGTCTGTGATTGTTTGGCCTGATAGAGCAGGGCAAGATTGCCGAGGAGAAAAAAGAGCGGCAAGATGAGCAGCAGGGAAAGCAGGGAGCTTGTTTTCCTCTTCAGATACGTAAAAAAGGCACTGCCAGCCAGAACAAGAACAGTGCCTATAATAAGTGGGTTGGCAAGAACAAAAGAGGGGGAATGAGCGGTAACGATACCAAGAAGAAAGGACAGGCTGATCAGGAGAAAGATATTTCGCTCACTCCAGCGCAGGCATTGACGAAGAGGTGCTACGAAGAGAGCAGACAGATGAACGGGCCGTGCTGAACCGTCATTACCCGGCATGACCTAGCTCAGTAATCAGCAAATCCTGTATGGCCTGGACATGCCGCTGCACACCGCCGCGATGCCGCCTTATCAGTTCGTGTGCTGTCTGTCCCATATGAGAACGAGCTTCCTTATCAACGAGCAGCGTGGACATTATTTCAGTCAGGGAATCTGCGGTGACTGTTTTCCCGCCACCGCAATCAAGAAGTTCCTGGGCAATTTCGGAAAAATCTTCCATATGCGGCCCGAACAAAACCGGCACCCCATGTATGGCCGGTTCAATGGGATTATGTCCCCCCTGCTGAACAAGACTTCCACCGACAAAGGCTATGTGCGCCTGACCGTAACAGAGAGCCAGCTCGCCCAGGGTGTCCAGGATAAGTATCCGTCCCCTTTTTTCGTCACAACTGCGCCTTCCTGCTTCCAGGCCGAAGCTGACAGCCAAGTCAACAAGATCCTGTCCCCGGTTAATATCACGCGGTGCCAGAACAAGAAAGAGTTGTTCGGTGATATCCTCCGCAATATCCTGCCTTGCGAGTAATTGGGCAAATGTGGCAAAAAGCACCTCTTCCTCGCCAGGATGGGTTGAACCGCAGACCCACACAAGCCTCCCTTGCCCTGCCAACTCAGAAAGAACGGATTTTTTTTCCGTTTCAGCAGGCCGTTCCATATCATATTTCAGGTTTCCCAAAGCAATGACCTTATCAGCAGGTACACCGAGCATGGTCATCTTGCGGCAATCTTCTTCTGTTTGCATGGACAGGAGATCGAATGAACGAAACATGGGCTGCAAAAAAAAGGAGAAACGTTGGTATGCGACAAAGGATTTCTCGGAAATACGACCGTTGACCAGCATGGTCGGGACACCTTGTTTCTGTAACAGAGAAAGCCAGTTCGGCCAAAAATCCGTCTCCACCTGAATAAATATATCTGGCTGGAATGCTGCTATATAACGCCGCACAACAAAGCCGAGGTCAAAAGGACTGGAAAGGATGCGTTGCACATAGGGACGGAGCAAAATGTCGGCAGTTTTTTTGCCGCTGGACGTGGCAACCGTCAGAATGATGACAGCCGCTGCCATGTCTGTCCGCAGTGCTTTAACAAGGGGGACAGCTGAGGTCACCTCGCCCACTGAAAGGGCGTGTATCCAGATAACCGGCCTGTTTGCCGTTTCTCCGACGGGCTCAGCAAGGGCATTAAGGGTGTGTTGTCTTTTCCCGAGGGTCAGTCCTAGGCGTTCCAGAGTGCGGCCACGATATTTTTCCCGGCTTAAAATAACAAGCAGCAGCACGGGCAGCAGGAGAAGTCCGACGGTAATGAGTAATATATTATACATCGCAAGGATCATAGGCAACCTGTGTTCGATATAAAAACTCAACTTTTTGACTTGAATTAACCGGAACTTTCAATACGGTATAATCTTTTATAATAATTGATTATTATAGCGAAAGCCCTCTCTTTTTTTGATATATTGGATTCGGCGAAAAATTCAATAAAATCAGAAAGAGAGGCTCAGGTGGATATTACCGAAAAATACTAGGCGCAACAAGAGGCAAAGCGATTAGAAAACCGAATTTCTTCCTTTAACGAAAATTTCAGAATTGGAAGTGTGCGTTTGGCTTAAGGAAGTTTATTGGGGTTTCGATGCCTCTGCTGCTCCCATGATACGAAAACGGGAGGCCAGAACCGAGTCGATGAGAAGCTGGACAAAATGAAAGAGTAGACAGACAATCACTGCATTGCCCGTATCCTGATGTAATCCAGCTAGCACAGCCAGACTAACTGGCAGGGTTTTTTGCGAGGCAACAAAGAGCAGGGCCTTGCTGTCTTCGGCATTGAGTCTGAGCAGTTTCGCCGTTCGGTTATTGATACCGAGCAGAAGGAAGTGAATCAGGGAGACAGAAAATAACACCGCAAGGTATTGCCCTGCATCGGTGCGGAAAAATTCCTGCCGGGAAACCGCCAAAGAGATGTAGACCGCAAGAATAACGCAGCTGGAATTGACATAACTCCAGTGTGGTGAGACCCGTTGTTTTTTCAGCATGGTTCTGAGCGTTTTTCCGAGAACAAAGGGCAGCAGAACCAGCAGAAGCATTTTGCTGAACAGGGCCCATTGATTAATGGCAACCGGTCCGCCTGCCTTGAGACAGAGTTGAAGGATGATCGGCAGGGTCAGGATACCGGTGAGATTGAGGCTGATGGTCAGCATCAGGGCCAGGACTGTGTTGCCGCGACTTACGCCGGTAATCACAATCCCGGAGGACAGGGTGGGCGGAACCGCGCAGATGATGAGCAGCCCGATAAACAGGGAAGAGGGCAGGGCGAACAGGCTGCCGACAGCAAGGCCCAGCAGCGGGGCCAGCAGTAGGGAGACGGCTGCTGCGGCTAGGAAAATATAGAGAAGGCCTTTGTTCAGAGGGAGCCCGGCAGTGCCGGTCTGGTAGCCACTGACAAGAAAAATAATGAGAATGGTGAGCTTTATGCCGCTGTGCTCTGCAAGAAAAATACCTGTTTCTGGAAAGATAAGGGCGAAGGCTGCCGCTAGGATCAGGCCGAGAGGAAGAAAGAGTTGGCGCATAAAGGAGATAGTTACCCTACCTTTCTTCTATAAATACAGGGACATCATTTAATGCAAAAGACAAGCGAGGAGGAGAAGATGCTGATATATTTCCGTCAATTTTCTGAAAAGTTACAGAGGGTGAGATAATGTCCTTGCCTGATGAGTAATGAGGAACAGATTCCGTAATTATTATTTCATGCAGCTTGTTGTCTAACTCTAACGGCACGGTAATAGGCTTCGGTGTGCCGCTGTCATTCCAGGCGATCCAGACAGCTTTTCCGTTTTTGTTCAACCGGTAGATATGAATATCATCTTTCTGTTGCAGAGTTTGTATACTTGCCCAATCCGAGCCTTCCAAGGTTTCCGTCATTTTTTTGTAGGTGTAATAGGCAAGTTTCTTAACGCCTTTCCCTTGATCATGGTCGTATCTCCCGTCATAGATTAACCCGGTGAAGTCGAAATAGCCTTCATCGTATTTAAACCCCTCCGTAATCCCGAAGGCCATAAATATTTTTTTTATCCCCAGGGAGAGAGCGTACACATTTCTTTTAACTAGGTCCGCAGCCTGCTGTTTTTCTTTCTGAAGAGGAAAATCGACAGAAGAAAGCATTCGTACAGGGGCTGGGTCGCCGCTGTATGTTCCCATTTCTGTCATCCAAAAGCCGTCTGAAGGCATAAGATTTCTCTTTTTTAATGCATCTCGGATATGCATGTAGGCTTCTTTCATCCCCAGATAGTCTTCCCCAGCATTCCCGTACCAGTGAAAATCGAAGACATCAAAACAACGCTCTTTAAATTTGCTGAGATCATCAAGTATAGGTAGATAATGTTTGTTAAAATTATCAATATATCGAGACGCAGGAGGGAAACCGGGAACTCCGCCGATAAGTACCTTGGCATTCGGATCGGCTTCTTTAACCGCCTTATAGGTCATCTGAAGAAATGCGGCATAGTCATTCAGCCCGTGGGGAGGTTCGTTGTCAACCTGCCAGTATTTGATGGGTACACGCAGTCCGGGCATATCAGCAACGCCGTCGCCGTCATATCTTTCCACAAGAGCCTGAACAAATTTTTTATAAGCCTTTTCGTCTTTAGGCAGAAAGCTCCTGTTGCTCAAGGCATATTGATTGTATTGGGTATCATGACGCGGACCTCCGATCATGATATTGGCCAGAATGCTTATCTGTTTCGGAGCATCCGAAAACTGCCGATCATGCGGCCAATGATAGCTGTCCTTTATTACATCAGATTGAATACGTGTCCATACAAAATTCAACGGTCTATCCCACTTGACTCCTATATCCACAGCAAAGCTGTAAGGGTTGTTTATACCGTATTCAAACGGAGGAATTACAGCGGCAGGGTGAAATCCGAACGGGGAATCGGAGATTGTACTGTTCTCAGCAAAAACTGTATTGTTGATGCCTGTAGAAAGCAACAGAGCGAGAATGCTTCTTTTTATCATTAGATATAATATAAATAATTTTTGGTCGGTAAACAGAGGAAATGAGCAAAAGTGCGACTAACTGCATATGATCAGGCACCCTGATAAACGGGATGAAGATATTTTCTTATTCCGACCTGTTGCGGTAGAGGGCAGGGTCGATAACAGAGATCATTCCAGCGAGATCAAGGTTGCCGCCGAGATACCTGTTGAGCTGTTTTATGTGTATATCAGGTTGCTTGAGAACTGCATTATAATTCATCCGAAGGCAGGAAAGGTGTTCGCGGTTTACTCGAAGCCATGTTTCTACTTCATAAAGATGCTGCTGTAAGTGTTCAGTCATTTCATTATCAGTCACCGTATTGGTGTGATCCTCAATTCGGTGAACCATCATTTTTCGTTGGGACGCAAGTACCTCTTGCAACTCTCTTTCCATAAAAATTATTCGGTATGGGCAGATCATCGGCAGATATGGCAGCAGGGCAGAAATAATTTTCAGCGTTTTTCCTCGGGCTTCAAGTAACCACTCATTATTTCCCTGAGGCAGCTGCTTGGCTCGTTCGTATTCATAATAACCTTTGGGATTATCAATATCGGCTGCTCGTTGATAATCCGTCATAGGGGGAATACCGCCTGCTTCGAGCATCTTCATCATCATCGAAGTACCAGATCTTGGCAACCCGGACACAATTGTGACAAATTCGTTTTTGCTGTTGGATGAAGAAGTATTGAATATTTTTTTGATTAATCGATGAACCATATAGTATTCAGGAATTCAGGAATTTTTTTTCGTAACTTTTTATAATCCACAGACGTGCTCGCTGCGGGTACTGCCGCTGATCTTTCGTTTTTTGACGTAATCCCGAATATCGCATTCACTCGGATTATTGTGCAGCGGCAGTTCCGGGGACTTTTTGTTGGTCATTGGCTATATTGTAGCTCGCCATGACAAAACCAAGAAAAAGCCAGAGTGAGGTATAATTATATTCAAAATCAGCCAAGCAATGGACCGATGCTCCGATCAGGCCAGCGGTAGAGGCTAAGGCCATAGTTCGTGCCGGATTGTCGGGCATTCTGACAATATTGTAGAGTTTCTGAGTTAACACCTTGGCCAGTATAGCTAAAAAAAATATCCCGATCAGTCCGAAATCCAGTACCAAGGAGAAATACAGGCTGTGTGCATGAGGAAGCTGGACGAGATATTTGAGATTGCCGATGCCAAGACCAAGAAGTGGATTGTGAGAAAAGAGTGCATGAAATGACCTTTCATACATATACATCCTGCCGCTCTCTTTTTTTTTATGTCCGGTGTCTATCAATTTACCTCCACCAAGAATTTCTTCTATGATTACCAACATGCGGGGTTTCTGAGTTACCTCGGTCATGGTGGCGATATAGATATGGGAAATGATATATATTGAAGCGGCACTGAACATAAAAATAACTGTCATACGAAAGCGGCGATATTTGAGGGAGGGTATCATGAGGGCCAGTAATACTAACATTACCAGCATGGAACCAATACCGGCACGGCTTTCCGTACGCATACTGATAAAAAGAAAAAAAGAAATAAATAGGCTGACCAATATAAATTTCTTTCTATTTTTTATATCGGTCAGAATGCCAAAGCTTACAGCGGCTGCCATATTGGTCAACAGAGATGTTTCATGAAAATCCTGCAGGCCGGAAGCAGTATTTGGCGTTCCTGTTTTCAGTAACATGCCACCGAATATTTTGAAGTGAAAAAGAAAAGTTGGCGTTATCTGGTATAATTCATCCACGCTTTTGTAAGCAAAAAGGAGTACAGCAAGTATACTCTGTATGAGCATCGAAATAATCCATATCCACATCGCTGTCCGATACTTTTTTTCACTGTCAATCAGAGAGACCACCGTCAAGTATAAGAGAACATTAATCAACAAGCGATGTAACTCAAAAATTGAATGACCCAGATTGGCACTCCAACTCAAACTCAGGGCTGCATAGCACACTAAGATAATTGAGGTAAGGAGCAACGGATCCCGAAAATTAATATTTCGTAGCCTTGTCAGTTTGACAAAGAGCACTCCAAGTACAGTAAGGGGAACCAAAGGGGTAAGTAAGGAAAATTTGTCAGCATATCTATAAAATATTATATAATTCCAAGGTGAAACAGGGACAAATCCAACAGAAAATGAAGTAATTGGAACAAGGAATATAAGCAGGTACATCCCCGGGGTAGGCTTGAAGAGAAGAATAATTCCAAGCATCAAAGATGCAGAAATACCTGTCGAAATGTACCATGGTGTAAAGACAATGAGAGGTGCGAAGAGAAGCAGAACACCGGCTCCGGTCAGCCAGAAGAAAAACGCTGTTCCGACTTGTGAATGTGTTGGTCGAGCACGCTGCACATCAAGACTACTCACGAGTCAACTCCTCTTGGATTTGCGTTTTCCTTGTCGTAGCAGCTCACTCATAAATATTATCGCAGAACATGGAAGAGTAAGTACAGATTGAGTATAACCTTCATAGTTCATAACGGTACCAATAGGACGATCCCCTATAATTCGCAGTCGTTCAAGAGAACGAGTTACTGTCTTTTCGGTAGCGTCGGCGGCCTTAACAACCAAAATAACAGTATCTGCCTCGCGGGCAATGAGCGTGGCATCATAATAAAAAGCCAGGGACGGGGTGTCGACAACAATGTAACGGAACTGTTGGCGCAGGGTTGTAAACAACGAGGAAAGAGCAGGGCTGTCAAGCAATTGCTCGGTTCGATCTGATGAACTGCCTGATACAAGTACACTTAATCCCTCTACGGGAGAATCCTGCAGGCAATCATCCGTCATCATTCCGTTATTATGCAATACGTTAGCAGAACCGGTTCCGTGAAACCGCTGTTTGAGCAGGCTGGCGACTGAGGGAGACCGAAAATTTAAATCAACCAGTAGGGTGCTTCCGTATCTTTCAGCAAGCATTCTCGAAAATCCTGCTGAGACTGTACTTGCACCGGCCCGTTCAGATACTGAGGTAACTACAAAAATTTTCCCCTTATTGTGTTTGTTCTCAGTCTCAAAAAGAACAGCATCGCGTATCCACCGTAATTGCTCTGTAAAGTTTGCTGATGAACGGAAGATAAGTTGAGGTCGCATGACCAAGGAAGGCGTATACGGTAGAGAGCCAAAATGAGTTTTTTCGCTCAGCGTACGCAGAGTTTCGCTTTCACGTACCGTACCGTCAGCGTAGTCTACCGTTAAAGCAGCTCCGATGGCAAAGAAACTTCCTAAGATAATACCTAACACCATATTAACACTACTTCTGGGGAAGGCGGGATTATCTTGTTTTGGCACTGTTGCTGGTTCTACAATGCGGATTTTTGCTACTGCTGCAGATTCCGCCAAGCCGATTTCTATGGAATATTTTAAAAGAGCTGCGTAAATTTTTGAATTTACTGATATTTCTGTTTCAAGTTTAGAGTGCTTCACCTGTAGAACAGGCAGTTTAAGGAGACGTTTTCTGTACTCTGTCAGTTGTGTTTCAAGTGTTTCTAATTTACCCAGCATCCCTTTAAGATCAACCATGTTATCGGAAATTTTTTGATAAAGAGATTCATAAACAGGATTGATGGTAAATTGCCTTTTATTTG includes:
- a CDS encoding DNA internalization-related competence protein ComEC/Rec2; translation: MPGNDGSARPVHLSALFVAPLRQCLRWSERNIFLLISLSFLLGIVTAHSPSFVLANPLIIGTVLVLAGSAFFTYLKRKTSSLLSLLLILPLFFLLGNLALLYQAKQSQTSGHIATLLRERNQVTNQVTLVGVLDTMVEESVSQRDGQEVIVSRFEIKAKDILLHSNVTSCWQPTHGRVRLSMQGRADTLQPGMTLMIPAKVGPIVNSKTPGVFDYQGFLAAKDIFISGWVIGERVTVLKDKGKAGIRKTIYSFYFLPEQVRQRVTRFIRDNLPRPIAGTYQALLVGSKADVSEEIQEHFKASGTMHLLAISGLHMGLLALMVGAIISRLLKRSEQLLLRTHVPTLTLLATLPILFGYSFIAGMNTPVLRALIMTLILFTALILRRQHSLLHLLAAAALIVLTCNPLALFTASFQLSFSAVAALILFLPVILNILPSSSDIASEQKERRVGPARLFRLWQGFILPAFLVSLTATLGTLPFMLVHFHRVSLIGPVMNLLVEPFLCFWALPWGLAAIPCLFIAPQVAIILLKIGGLGIQAGHFCTALGAALPWASIWTITPTVTEILCYGVLLLLWFLSLNRENLGWIMRGVVLVGIVLLVLHFTWGLVFPGRSGRSKVAYLDVGQGTSSFLKMADGSRILIDGGGNRQSRLNIGEQVIAPYLWQQRVWQLDQAVITHPHSDHFNGMDFILAHFRPKKLFVNGDSHVEGNYQEIIDQAVRQGTEVVLPKSGSKIAEHGDAELKILGGAVQTGEQGRFSVNDASLVLRYRHGSRSFLFPADISKKKEAMLLEQGYDVSADILLAPHHGSSTSSSPAFIDAVDPGLIIVSAGKYGKKYYPTPANLAAWTERGVPVAVTRDQGTMSCATNGEEVRCLDFAGQVVYATAKASAADTAEQKD
- a CDS encoding 3-deoxy-D-manno-octulosonic acid transferase yields the protein MYNILLITVGLLLLPVLLLVILSREKYRGRTLERLGLTLGKRQHTLNALAEPVGETANRPVIWIHALSVGEVTSAVPLVKALRTDMAAAVIILTVATSSGKKTADILLRPYVQRILSSPFDLGFVVRRYIAAFQPDIFIQVETDFWPNWLSLLQKQGVPTMLVNGRISEKSFVAYQRFSFFLQPMFRSFDLLSMQTEEDCRKMTMLGVPADKVIALGNLKYDMERPAETEKKSVLSELAGQGRLVWVCGSTHPGEEEVLFATFAQLLARQDIAEDITEQLFLVLAPRDINRGQDLVDLAVSFGLEAGRRSCDEKRGRILILDTLGELALCYGQAHIAFVGGSLVQQGGHNPIEPAIHGVPVLFGPHMEDFSEIAQELLDCGGGKTVTADSLTEIMSTLLVDKEARSHMGQTAHELIRRHRGGVQRHVQAIQDLLITELGHAG
- a CDS encoding bile acid:sodium symporter, whose translation is MRQLFLPLGLILAAAFALIFPETGIFLAEHSGIKLTILIIFLVSGYQTGTAGLPLNKGLLYIFLAAAAVSLLLAPLLGLAVGSLFALPSSLFIGLLIICAVPPTLSSGIVITGVSRGNTVLALMLTISLNLTGILTLPIILQLCLKAGGPVAINQWALFSKMLLLVLLPFVLGKTLRTMLKKQRVSPHWSYVNSSCVILAVYISLAVSRQEFFRTDAGQYLAVLFSVSLIHFLLLGINNRTAKLLRLNAEDSKALLFVASQKTLPVSLAVLAGLHQDTGNAVIVCLLFHFVQLLIDSVLASRFRIMGAAEASKPQ
- a CDS encoding O-antigen ligase family protein, whose product is MSSLDVQRARPTHSQVGTAFFFWLTGAGVLLLFAPLIVFTPWYISTGISASLMLGIILLFKPTPGMYLLIFLVPITSFSVGFVPVSPWNYIIFYRYADKFSLLTPLVPLTVLGVLFVKLTRLRNINFRDPLLLTSIILVCYAALSLSWSANLGHSIFELHRLLINVLLYLTVVSLIDSEKKYRTAMWIWIISMLIQSILAVLLFAYKSVDELYQITPTFLFHFKIFGGMLLKTGTPNTASGLQDFHETSLLTNMAAAVSFGILTDIKNRKKFILVSLFISFFLFISMRTESRAGIGSMLVMLVLLALMIPSLKYRRFRMTVIFMFSAASIYIISHIYIATMTEVTQKPRMLVIIEEILGGGKLIDTGHKKKESGRMYMYERSFHALFSHNPLLGLGIGNLKYLVQLPHAHSLYFSLVLDFGLIGIFFLAILAKVLTQKLYNIVRMPDNPARTMALASTAGLIGASVHCLADFEYNYTSLWLFLGFVMASYNIANDQQKVPGTAAAQ
- a CDS encoding polysaccharide biosynthesis tyrosine autokinase — encoded protein: MELRILLNILYRRRVILLFVFGLFLLLVGLITFLAPESYEATAKITIEKTDKMSTVMKGLGLEDVVLDTRVDDDVSLDTDIELLMIRPLMNQLIMDMNLRDTDGEYFDTDDFIDGGFKSKIKGTPSVTIKQYNETALVNIAATSTIPDQAAEIANRLARMYKDERISRTREDFREIKNKINISLSDIREKYYSILQTQKDFMLENSIVNLDSTITSLLGQIVSLENSRVEYHRDIEVLHKTIAASRSKLEKEEKMWESSSEVGQNSLVTELKQKSADLAAELAGLQITMTEKHPDHRSIVAQIDTITALIKKEPSLSTNKRQFTINPVYESLYQKISDNMVDLKGMLGKLETLETQLTEYRKRLLKLPVLQVKHSKLETEISVNSKIYAALLKYSIEIGLAESAAVAKIRIVEPATVPKQDNPAFPRSSVNMVLGIILGSFFAIGAALTVDYADGTVRESETLRTLSEKTHFGSLPYTPSLVMRPQLIFRSSANFTEQLRWIRDAVLFETENKHNKGKIFVVTSVSERAGASTVSAGFSRMLAERYGSTLLVDLNFRSPSVASLLKQRFHGTGSANVLHNNGMMTDDCLQDSPVEGLSVLVSGSSSDRTEQLLDSPALSSLFTTLRQQFRYIVVDTPSLAFYYDATLIAREADTVILVVKAADATEKTVTRSLERLRIIGDRPIGTVMNYEGYTQSVLTLPCSAIIFMSELLRQGKRKSKRS